CCTTTCCTTCATTTggtctttaaaaaattctagGTCATTTTTAACTACTTCTATATCATTATTAGACGCTCTTATTTTCTGTTTAAGAtccatttttgaaatattaaaaagattactTAATTCGAATTTAAATTCTTCTACTAGAATGTTGTGCTTTGTTTTATCTTTGAACTCAAGTGATTTcatttttagcattttagtgtattttttaatgaacttctTTAATTTGTCcctaagtaaataataaaaaaaattgttttattgctaACAAAAAACGAGtacaaactgaaaaaatattcattattttaaatgttactaaTTACCTTACTTGAGCTCCCTTCTGAATATAATCTCCAAAACCTGCTTTGATccatacaaaaataactttggCAACAACACAATTGATCCCAACATGATCAACACAAACTTCTTTAAAACACACAAGTTCAAATCCAAGACGTTTTTGTGGACACGCAATATGAAACTTTGATGGCCTGAATCTGCAGCTTTTTTCAGAGTTTAAAAATAGGTAATATCTCAACACATTTCCCTCAGAAGGCAGTTGGGTTTTTGGCAATTTCTTTATAGGATAATTAAGAAGGTAAACAGTTCTTCTAGGACTAATAGAGAAGTTGGATTTTCTCTTTGAACCTtgctttattttcatttttgaacattccatattaaaaaaaaaaatgatattgtgAACACTTCTGCACTAgttgaaattatttaacaagtaaatctattagaaaaatttataaacattcttAAGCTATCTAATAAATCTTTCTGTATGATTTTAACAGCAATGCTTTTTTCATGACAATTATTACTAAAGCGACAGTAACAAAAATAcggaaaaaattgttaaatccaaattttcaaaatatacatcTTGCAATTGTTGACTAAATGAACCATAACATATGggtattttctttttctacagATCAAATCCTACAAATCCTAAACACTTGAGGgtatagtctttttttttttttttttgacacccTACTGTGTATTGGTATATATAGTTTAGTGTGTACACATTGAAGTTTAAACACATTATTTATACATATCGGTATAAATAATGTGTTAAATAACGGTATAAATACCATTTAATTTAGGACTTAACTCAACACTGCATAGaaatcaaaaactaataaaagataatggaaatctaaagaaaaaaagtgaaGAAACAGTTAACCAATTAGGTTTGTACTTTTATACTTATGAGagtagaaataaatttttttaatattgacttGATAAATacctgataaaaatatatattttgctactagtatttatttataaataaaatgaaagtttttatgttatattttgttcttctataattttaattaataaaattaagtacatctttttttgctgtttaaatgttttcaatacATAGATCCTACCTAtgcctaataataataataataataagatgcCTAAACCCTAACATTTCAGTAAAATTTTATGCTCTCTGCTATATTCcacaaattatatacaaaatattcaacTTTCTTTATAGAAAACACAGTGACTGCTCTCATCATAGCAATTTGTTTAGTAACTTTTGTATTACTTGTAATTATTGGAAccttcatatttatttttctatccaAAAATCGGTTGAAACAGTTTATTATTCGatgtaagtaaaatattattttatatttgcataCAATACTTGCTCGACAAtgcaaaatgctttttaatatatgtgtgtgtgtgtgtgtgtgtgtgtgtgtgtgtgtgtgtgtgtgtgtgtgtgtgtgtgtgtgtgtgtgtgtgtgcgcgtaaattatgttagtgtcttttataaataaagtgctcaatgttcttaaagaacagagcaataataaatcagtaaaaaacgcttatctaacttttttcttcaactttaagtttcacgattgcttattatttttgtaaataataaaggGGCAGGGGcacttacaaatattttaaagatatcttAAGGGTTATTTCTGTAGCCTgatatatctatttttatgtattagattatgttttgttttattgcaaaaGATGATGGAAATGGTCAGCCCTACCCATTTAAATACATGATGTTTGTATTTGGGAGGTAGgggttaagttaaaaaaattggtaattttaaaaatttttatcttagcatatatgaaaataatgtcAACAAGCAATAGTTTTGGAAAAATATCTCATCGTGAAGTTTTcttgttggaaaaaaaattggaacaatACCTAATACACAATTGCCAACTAAAAAAACTGTATTGCAATATTACCATTACAGAGATCTTATGCTAAGAGCTGATTTTCCAAACATTTCCTCAGTTAGTATAGCTTCATGTCCTCTTGGTGATTTCTTTACGGCACAATGTGCTGAAATAGGCAGTTGTCTCCAAAAATGTTTACCATGCGTTGTTTATGAGTTGAAGAAAATATGGCAAAAAGCAGGAATTCCTTTTATTAATACTGACAAGCATatcaggtttttaatttttagtttaatccaatttaaaatttatgttatataagtaacaattataaattcatacaattttatatatttataataaattacattaattttaatgcatTCTTCTACATTTGTTTTAGAGACAAGATTGTTGActtaaaaaagaagagaaaagatttaaacaaaCACAGAAACCATTCAAgtacaaatttagttttaaaaagagaaCAGTTTTCAAGAATGCTAGAGGAGGTATTTGATATTATAAGTCAAAAGAATTGTGAAGGTATTATTATGAAAGATAAAACTAAAGATATAAAAACTAGAAGAGAAGATGCAGATTTTCTTAACGACCAGAAAGGAGTGCATGTTCAGAAAATGTTAGGTAAagataaaatttcacaaaaatttttaaaaaacaaaacaaaaagagaaatgaaaataaaaaatcaaagaacgAAAGAGTCCATAAGAAAACAGAAAGAGTTAGTTACTGAGAAATATGAaaacacaacaaaaattttaaatactttagatgATAACCAAGATAAAGAGTATCTACAGTCTtctagaaaaattagaaaatcttATGTTGTTCCTCTTATTGTTCCAAAAAATATAGGAAAAGATTTAGCTCCAACAGCATCACAATAGGGAATAAGTTCGACTGCACTGAGTGCAACTCTTGCTTCTCTTATAAATAATAGTTCTGGAACGACAGATGATTTTTCTATTTCTAAACGAAGTATTTTGAGGcagaaaaaattaagtataagaAAAACTGCCTGTAATATTAAAGACAACTTTATTACATTGGCTAAGGGTAAAAGTCTTACTGTGCATTTTGACTCAAAAATTATGTTAGAAATGAAAGAACTTGgtaaagaaaaagttgaaagagTACCTGTACTAATCAGTTTACCAGATCTCTCAGAATCCCAACTTTTGGGTATTTTAATTGTGAAAGATGGCACTGCTGAGTCTCTTGggaaagcaatcaaaaaaactttacaagacTGAGAGCTATTTGACTATGTTAATTGTCTGTCCTTTGACACCACAGTTACAAATACTGGTTGACTAAAAGGAGTCTGTACTCTAATTGAGCAGTGGAGCGGAAAAGCTTTAATTTGGATGGCTTGTCGCCATCACCTTCAAAATTAGATAATGATATATTTCCAAGAAATGACTACCAGTATTTTATTCAATTAGCAGTTCTTTGGTTAGGTGGCAAAGtaacaaaatttcaatttagaTTTCCAATGGCTTCACATCATGTCAGGTTTGTGGCACAGGgagtttatta
The nucleotide sequence above comes from Hydra vulgaris chromosome 09, alternate assembly HydraT2T_AEP. Encoded proteins:
- the LOC136084524 gene encoding uncharacterized protein LOC136084524 isoform X1 — its product is MLRADFPNISSVSIASCPLGDFFTAQCAEIGSCLQKCLPCVVYELKKIWQKAGIPFINTDKHIRDKIVDLKKKRKDLNKHRNHSSTNLVLKREQFSRMLEEVFDIISQKNCEGIIMKDKTKDIKTRREDADFLNDQKGVHVQKMLGKDKISQKFLKNKTKREMKIKNQRTKESIRKQKELVTEKYENTTKILNTLDDNQDKEYLQSSRKIRKSYVVPLIVPKNIGKDLAPTASQ